The following coding sequences are from one Methanohalophilus halophilus window:
- the polX gene encoding DNA polymerase/3'-5' exonuclease PolX, with amino-acid sequence MINRDIAKLLYEIADIFEYKEVEWKPRAYRKAARKIGDMREDISGLYAKKGREGLENIPGIGSRIADHIVEYIETGSVEEFRKIRKQTPRGASKIIKIRGLGPKKAKKLMDELDIQSIPDLKEAIKNQEIRKLEGFGEKTEENLDKAISQYEKSHERMLLPKAMDLAEEIISYMEENTTLKKIDYAGSLRRMKETIGDIDILVVASDPEEVMDAFVNFENVDEVESRGKTRSTIILQNGGHVDLRVVPESSYGAALQYFTGSKDHNIELRNLALSKGYKLSEYGLFKEDSNKKIEGRKEDRIYGKLGLSFIPPQLRENRGELECAKNALPSLVELEDIRGDLHVHTSYSDGTDSLNSIITRADKLGYEYIGITDHSRSRKIAGGLGIDKVKDQWKEIDGLRDDFDIDILKGIEVDILPDGSLDCPDDILEEMDIVVGSIHSGYKSSKKKMTERITTALQNEFLHVLGHPTSRKIGIREAYAVDLDKIFETAAENGKLLEINSQPERLDLNDNLILHAKKYDLKFCISSDSHSSAQLDFMKYGVGQARRGWLTKDDIANTYSLKELKRLIG; translated from the coding sequence ATGATCAATCGGGATATAGCCAAACTGCTCTATGAGATTGCGGATATATTTGAATATAAAGAAGTAGAGTGGAAACCTCGTGCATACCGCAAAGCAGCCAGAAAAATAGGGGATATGAGGGAAGACATCTCAGGACTCTACGCAAAAAAGGGCAGGGAAGGACTGGAAAACATTCCCGGTATTGGAAGCCGTATTGCAGACCACATTGTTGAATATATTGAAACCGGGTCTGTGGAGGAATTTAGAAAGATCAGAAAACAAACTCCCAGGGGTGCTAGTAAGATAATAAAGATTAGAGGGCTTGGTCCTAAAAAAGCAAAAAAACTCATGGATGAACTCGACATACAATCAATACCCGATCTGAAAGAGGCAATTAAAAATCAGGAGATCCGCAAACTTGAAGGTTTCGGAGAAAAGACTGAAGAAAATCTGGATAAAGCAATTTCCCAATACGAAAAAAGCCATGAACGTATGCTTTTACCAAAAGCAATGGATTTGGCTGAAGAAATTATATCCTATATGGAAGAAAACACTACCCTGAAGAAAATAGATTACGCTGGATCCCTGCGGCGGATGAAGGAAACGATTGGGGATATAGATATACTGGTTGTTGCTTCGGATCCTGAAGAAGTCATGGATGCCTTTGTCAATTTTGAAAATGTGGACGAGGTTGAATCCCGGGGTAAGACACGCAGTACAATAATATTGCAAAACGGCGGTCATGTAGATTTGAGAGTTGTTCCAGAAAGTAGTTATGGAGCAGCATTACAGTATTTTACAGGCTCAAAGGACCATAACATCGAACTGAGAAACCTTGCCCTCTCGAAAGGCTATAAGCTTTCGGAATATGGATTGTTTAAAGAGGATTCCAATAAAAAGATTGAAGGAAGAAAAGAAGATAGAATTTACGGAAAACTGGGCCTAAGTTTCATCCCGCCGCAACTGCGGGAAAACAGGGGAGAGTTGGAATGTGCAAAAAATGCACTTCCTTCACTGGTGGAGTTAGAAGATATCAGGGGTGATCTGCATGTCCATACTTCTTACAGTGACGGGACGGATAGCCTCAATTCTATTATCACCCGGGCCGATAAATTGGGATATGAGTATATTGGTATAACTGATCATTCCAGATCCCGCAAGATCGCAGGTGGGTTAGGGATCGATAAGGTAAAAGATCAGTGGAAAGAAATAGATGGCCTCCGCGATGATTTTGATATAGATATCCTGAAAGGTATTGAAGTGGATATCCTTCCTGATGGAAGTTTGGATTGTCCGGATGACATTCTTGAGGAAATGGATATTGTAGTGGGATCTATTCATTCCGGTTATAAGTCTTCCAAAAAGAAAATGACTGAAAGGATAACTACTGCCCTGCAAAATGAATTCCTGCATGTGCTGGGCCATCCTACAAGCCGCAAGATCGGTATTCGGGAGGCATATGCTGTTGACCTTGACAAAATATTCGAAACAGCGGCAGAAAACGGTAAACTTCTGGAAATAAACAGCCAGCCGGAAAGGCTTGACCTTAACGACAACCTGATTTTACATGCCAAAAAATATGACCTTAAGTTTTGTATCAGCAGTGACAGTCATTCCTCCGCACAACTGGATTTCATGAAATACGGTGTAGGACAAGCACGTAGAGGATGGCTTACAAAGGATGATATTGCTAATACTTATTCATTGAAAGAACTGAAAAGATTAATTGGCTGA
- a CDS encoding amphi-Trp domain-containing protein → MTEPEKEIEKNYSYNKQEIIKFLGDLKNQIEAGRIEIGQEHVEMPDGNMDVEYGFKIEKGQKEIEIEIKWKK, encoded by the coding sequence ATGACAGAACCAGAAAAGGAAATTGAAAAGAATTATTCATACAATAAACAGGAAATTATTAAATTCCTGGGTGACTTGAAGAACCAAATTGAGGCTGGAAGAATAGAGATTGGACAAGAACATGTTGAGATGCCCGATGGCAACATGGACGTAGAATACGGTTTCAAAATTGAAAAAGGACAAAAAGAGATTGAAATAGAAATAAAATGGAAGAAATAA
- a CDS encoding universal stress protein, producing MSEKIENILIATDGSENVKNAVDWGIDLAKSTDAKVKALFVIPPVGVSAAVRGESWAEGTRTHLEKEGKEATEYVVKVGKAAGVEVEPVTIEEHPSEGIVNFAKKNNTDLIVMGTLGETGLTQLLLGSVAENVVRHAETSVMVVP from the coding sequence ATGAGTGAGAAAATTGAAAATATACTAATTGCTACTGACGGATCTGAGAATGTAAAGAATGCGGTAGATTGGGGTATAGATCTTGCAAAATCAACCGATGCAAAGGTCAAGGCCCTATTTGTCATACCACCAGTTGGTGTTTCTGCTGCAGTTCGCGGAGAAAGCTGGGCTGAAGGAACACGCACCCATTTAGAAAAAGAGGGCAAGGAAGCCACTGAATATGTTGTAAAAGTGGGTAAAGCAGCTGGAGTCGAAGTAGAACCAGTTACCATTGAAGAACATCCATCCGAGGGGATTGTCAACTTTGCTAAGAAGAACAATACAGACCTCATCGTAATGGGGACACTGGGTGAAACAGGTCTTACCCAGCTCTTATTGGGAAGTGTAGCAGAAAATGTCGTCCGTCATGCGGAAACATCTGTGATGGTAGTCCCATAA
- a CDS encoding flavodoxin family protein, protein MKVLVTYITRTGNTKKVAEAIYDEIDEQKEMKPLDEVNSLDGYDLTFIGFPINQLYPPEKAQKFLNNQTSGRDSALFMTHGVPEGTGLILDWISTAKEMASGANIIDIFNCQGKVARKVLDILQNSDDPEMRAFANMCVLAKEQPDRIRLQKAREFARSIVSQKKGYIAP, encoded by the coding sequence ATGAAAGTATTAGTAACATATATAACCCGGACAGGAAATACAAAGAAAGTTGCAGAAGCAATTTATGATGAGATTGATGAACAAAAGGAAATGAAACCATTAGATGAAGTTAATAGCCTGGATGGTTACGATTTAACTTTTATTGGTTTCCCGATTAATCAGTTATATCCACCAGAAAAAGCGCAGAAATTTTTAAACAATCAAACATCTGGTAGAGACAGTGCTTTGTTTATGACTCATGGAGTACCTGAGGGTACAGGATTGATATTGGATTGGATATCTACAGCTAAAGAAATGGCATCAGGGGCAAATATTATAGATATTTTCAATTGTCAGGGTAAAGTTGCCCGGAAAGTACTGGATATTCTACAGAACTCTGATGATCCGGAAATGCGAGCTTTTGCTAATATGTGTGTTTTGGCCAAAGAGCAGCCAGACAGAATCAGGTTGCAAAAAGCGCGTGAATTTGCAAGATCGATTGTCTCTCAGAAAAAAGGATACATAGCACCATAA
- a CDS encoding C-GCAxxG-C-C family protein: MVDNEQEILDKAYDKGFEYERKYGYCSQAVLSAIQDIFGGIDDKVIQASHSLAGGGALDGDGTCGGYSGAMMAISAFFGRKRDQFGEGDVADWMDSSRLSKGVREKFIDEYGSIICNDIQKEVFGNSYNLWDPKEFEAFEEAGGHDDKCPGVTGNAAKWTAKVLLDEGIEPNL, encoded by the coding sequence ATGGTCGATAATGAGCAAGAAATTTTAGACAAAGCTTACGATAAAGGTTTTGAGTACGAAAGGAAATATGGTTACTGCTCTCAAGCAGTTCTTTCAGCAATACAGGATATTTTTGGTGGAATAGATGATAAAGTGATCCAGGCATCCCATTCCCTTGCTGGTGGAGGTGCACTGGATGGTGATGGGACCTGTGGTGGATATAGTGGAGCTATGATGGCTATTAGCGCCTTTTTCGGTAGAAAAAGGGATCAGTTCGGCGAAGGAGATGTTGCGGATTGGATGGATTCATCTAGATTATCAAAGGGAGTTAGAGAAAAATTCATTGATGAATATGGTAGTATTATCTGTAACGATATCCAAAAAGAAGTATTTGGAAATTCCTATAATCTGTGGGATCCAAAGGAATTTGAAGCTTTTGAAGAAGCTGGAGGGCATGATGATAAATGCCCAGGTGTAACGGGAAATGCGGCGAAATGGACGGCAAAAGTCTTGCTGGATGAAGGCATTGAACCAAACCTATGA
- a CDS encoding gamma carbonic anhydrase family protein: MIRNFRGKGPTIHDSVFVAESAEVIGNVRVDRDSSIWFNATIRADMNEINIGKGTSIQDNVVIHNDSSKMVEIGDNVSIGHGAVLHSCKIGNNVLIGMNATVLEGAEIGDNSIVGANALVAPGKRYGPANVITGIPGRIRREANDKDIKMVEENAASYIEIMREYKEQ; this comes from the coding sequence ATGATAAGAAATTTCAGGGGTAAAGGGCCGACAATACATGACAGTGTATTTGTTGCAGAATCTGCGGAAGTCATAGGAAATGTCAGGGTTGACAGGGACTCAAGTATCTGGTTTAATGCCACAATACGTGCGGACATGAATGAAATAAATATAGGAAAGGGGACCAGTATCCAGGATAATGTGGTAATCCACAATGACTCGTCCAAAATGGTCGAAATTGGTGATAATGTCAGTATTGGCCACGGAGCAGTGTTACATAGTTGTAAAATCGGAAATAATGTGCTTATAGGTATGAATGCAACTGTACTTGAAGGTGCGGAAATAGGCGATAATTCAATTGTTGGTGCCAATGCACTCGTAGCACCCGGAAAAAGATATGGGCCTGCAAATGTAATTACAGGAATCCCGGGAAGAATTAGAAGGGAAGCAAACGATAAAGATATAAAGATGGTTGAAGAAAATGCTGCATCTTACATCGAAATTATGAGAGAATACAAAGAGCAATGA
- a CDS encoding c-type cytochrome has translation MSRNMLILLLFIGVVLIFVGMMNLFYTPPSYQQYGWQQPGNMYPGDMAPSPSPPSNSDIINEFDSNGEMIYYTGFNEDGQRIPFQGGPHWLSVHGGSCVSCHGVDGKGGVPIMMGTAVPPDITYEALTSEQNHEDEHEDHPVYTDETIKKAIKQGIDPSGERLDYTMPRWDMSEKDLNDLVEYLKTL, from the coding sequence TTGTCAAGGAACATGTTGATATTACTATTGTTTATTGGGGTTGTATTAATTTTTGTTGGAATGATGAATCTCTTTTACACTCCACCATCATACCAGCAATACGGATGGCAACAGCCGGGAAATATGTATCCGGGTGATATGGCTCCGTCCCCGTCACCACCATCGAATTCTGACATTATCAATGAATTTGATAGCAACGGCGAAATGATATATTATACGGGCTTTAATGAAGATGGACAAAGAATACCATTTCAGGGTGGTCCTCACTGGTTAAGCGTACATGGTGGAAGCTGTGTAAGTTGCCACGGTGTTGATGGAAAAGGTGGTGTGCCGATAATGATGGGTACTGCAGTTCCTCCTGATATTACCTATGAAGCATTGACTTCTGAGCAAAATCATGAGGATGAACATGAAGATCATCCCGTTTATACTGATGAAACTATCAAGAAGGCTATTAAACAGGGAATTGATCCGTCGGGGGAAAGACTGGATTATACGATGCCGCGCTGGGACATGTCAGAAAAGGATCTCAACGATTTGGTTGAATATTTGAAAACCCTGTAA
- a CDS encoding carboxymuconolactone decarboxylase family protein, whose product MTDDPLDTIQKADPDMFGLIGQSGELAFTEEGIPLQYKFLIAMALDASEGAENGVRNLATQAINAGATKEEVMQAVRLANYISGIGSVYTAANALKDIV is encoded by the coding sequence ATGACAGATGACCCCCTCGATACTATACAAAAGGCAGACCCTGACATGTTTGGTTTAATCGGACAAAGCGGTGAATTGGCTTTCACCGAAGAAGGCATACCGCTACAATACAAATTCCTGATTGCAATGGCACTTGATGCATCAGAAGGAGCTGAGAATGGGGTCAGAAACCTTGCTACACAGGCAATCAATGCCGGAGCTACAAAAGAAGAAGTGATGCAGGCAGTAAGGCTAGCCAACTATATTTCTGGAATCGGAAGCGTATATACTGCTGCAAATGCATTGAAGGATATTGTCTGA
- a CDS encoding DUF1059 domain-containing protein codes for MKIVKCRDLGFKCNFMATGTNQEEVEKKMLDHIKQVHGDELEKMSEDEVKEIKYRISTLTGRGCGCGAL; via the coding sequence ATGAAAATCGTCAAATGCAGGGATCTGGGTTTCAAATGTAATTTCATGGCTACAGGTACCAACCAGGAAGAAGTAGAAAAAAAGATGCTTGACCACATCAAGCAAGTCCACGGAGATGAACTGGAAAAGATGTCTGAAGACGAAGTAAAGGAGATAAAGTATCGGATATCGACCCTCACAGGACGTGGGTGTGGATGTGGTGCACTATAA
- a CDS encoding pyridoxamine 5'-phosphate oxidase family protein, with the protein MEVSDPEKIMSRLLTGQLLGVLATQNNGQPYTNLVAFAASENFKYLLFVTPKFTRKYSNLSSSQEASLMIDNRSNTVSDFKQATVLNAMGNVKEIEKDPEMINLYLSKHPYLSSFLESPSSALMKFQVEKYIVATSFQNVVEIDML; encoded by the coding sequence ATGGAAGTATCAGATCCTGAAAAAATAATGTCTCGCCTGCTTACCGGTCAATTACTCGGAGTGCTGGCTACACAGAATAACGGCCAGCCCTATACCAACCTTGTGGCCTTTGCTGCAAGTGAAAATTTCAAGTATCTTCTTTTTGTTACGCCGAAGTTTACAAGGAAGTATTCAAATCTGAGTTCTTCCCAGGAAGCATCCTTGATGATCGACAATCGATCCAATACGGTATCTGATTTTAAGCAAGCCACTGTTTTGAACGCAATGGGAAATGTGAAAGAAATAGAAAAAGACCCTGAAATGATCAATCTTTATCTGAGCAAACATCCCTATCTTAGCAGTTTCCTTGAGAGCCCTTCATCTGCACTGATGAAATTTCAGGTTGAAAAATATATTGTGGCGACAAGTTTCCAGAATGTTGTGGAGATCGATATGCTATGA
- a CDS encoding PEP/pyruvate-binding domain-containing protein, producing MTNLVIPMEGIREEHMDIIGGKAYSLHRLLENGFRVPAYFCVTTDAYNKFLDCSGLKGKLIIEFARKDFSKMRWEEMWDAGLRIRNMFMNTPIPAALVDTINSQVPKDFLKRAVVVRSSAPGEDSSKTSFAGLHESYVNVAGMEEILESIKLVWASLWSDAAILYRQELGLDIEHSSMAVMVQEMIEGNVSGIVFSTDPNNANKLTIEAIHGLNKGLVEGDVEPDRWQLDKFSGSIVQHIVPSSRDRIVSLSEKGTLMGSIPQLLSHKTPLTTDEVKQIYEMAISSEKIFGLPQDMEWTIINNELYTLQSRPITNAQNNEKQWYISLKRTFENLKQLRNRIEQDLIPAMISEANALSGLNLHKLNNVELATEISRRQGIYQKWDEIYTREFIPFAHGMRLFGQVYNDVIKPQDPYEFVDLLADSKLLSVQRNEQLRQMAELIRNNTALRRKVENGILEGKFKELFDNFMDNFGRSPYVTEENDIIRLILEFGFAPVSIGANSKDVKKREMDFLSNFKDEEREWASQLLDLGRASYRLRDDDNIYLGRIEGQYLSSLREGKIRLAERGIRYEIENSEVIAALFNDSYIPPVKPIQENALLKQKATDRQIQGQPAGKGSVTGIARVINENTDLFNIHAGEILVCDSIDPNMTFVIPLAGGIVERRGGMLIHGAIIAREYGIPCVTGIPDAISIIKSGDEVTVDGNLGIVVIHRH from the coding sequence ATGACAAATCTTGTAATTCCTATGGAAGGAATCCGGGAAGAGCATATGGATATTATCGGAGGCAAAGCTTACTCTTTGCACAGGCTTCTTGAAAATGGCTTCCGTGTTCCTGCATATTTTTGTGTCACAACAGATGCGTATAACAAATTTTTGGATTGCAGTGGTCTGAAGGGTAAACTCATAATCGAATTTGCCAGAAAGGATTTCTCAAAAATGAGATGGGAGGAAATGTGGGATGCAGGTTTGCGTATCAGGAACATGTTTATGAATACCCCGATCCCTGCGGCTTTAGTCGATACAATCAACTCACAGGTACCAAAAGACTTCCTAAAAAGGGCAGTGGTTGTCCGATCTTCTGCACCCGGCGAAGATTCAAGCAAAACATCATTTGCAGGTCTACACGAATCATATGTAAATGTGGCAGGTATGGAAGAAATACTGGAAAGCATCAAACTGGTATGGGCCTCTCTCTGGTCCGATGCTGCAATTCTGTACAGGCAGGAACTGGGACTTGACATAGAGCACAGTTCAATGGCTGTTATGGTTCAGGAAATGATAGAAGGTAATGTTTCAGGAATTGTATTCAGCACAGATCCTAATAATGCCAATAAATTGACCATCGAAGCCATTCACGGGCTTAACAAAGGATTGGTAGAAGGAGATGTGGAGCCCGATCGCTGGCAATTAGATAAGTTTTCAGGTTCAATTGTGCAGCATATTGTTCCTTCAAGCAGGGATCGCATTGTTTCATTGTCAGAAAAAGGCACATTGATGGGGTCAATTCCACAGTTATTATCCCACAAAACCCCTCTTACTACTGATGAGGTCAAACAAATATATGAAATGGCCATTTCTTCTGAAAAAATATTTGGTTTACCGCAGGATATGGAATGGACTATTATCAACAATGAATTGTATACTCTCCAGTCAAGACCGATAACAAATGCACAAAACAATGAAAAACAGTGGTATATATCCCTGAAAAGGACTTTCGAAAACCTGAAGCAATTACGCAATCGTATAGAACAAGATTTAATTCCTGCAATGATTTCCGAAGCTAATGCTCTATCTGGCTTGAATTTACATAAGCTCAACAATGTTGAACTTGCAACTGAGATCTCCCGCAGACAGGGAATATACCAAAAATGGGATGAAATCTACACCAGGGAGTTCATACCTTTTGCTCATGGGATGAGATTATTCGGCCAGGTTTACAATGACGTTATAAAACCACAGGATCCTTATGAATTTGTGGATTTACTCGCAGATTCTAAATTGCTGAGTGTCCAGCGAAATGAGCAACTTAGACAAATGGCAGAATTGATTAGAAATAATACAGCTCTGCGAAGAAAAGTAGAAAATGGTATTTTGGAAGGAAAATTCAAAGAGCTTTTTGATAATTTCATGGACAATTTCGGAAGGTCTCCTTATGTTACAGAAGAAAATGATATCATACGGTTGATTCTTGAATTTGGGTTTGCCCCTGTTTCAATAGGGGCAAATTCAAAAGACGTAAAGAAAAGGGAAATGGATTTTCTTTCTAATTTTAAAGATGAAGAGAGGGAATGGGCCAGCCAACTCCTGGACCTGGGGCGGGCAAGTTACAGGCTAAGAGATGATGATAACATATATCTTGGCAGGATAGAAGGACAATACCTATCTTCTTTGAGGGAAGGTAAAATCAGGCTGGCAGAAAGAGGTATAAGGTATGAAATTGAAAATTCCGAAGTTATTGCTGCATTATTCAATGATTCTTACATTCCGCCCGTTAAACCAATACAGGAAAATGCCCTATTAAAGCAGAAGGCCACGGATAGACAGATTCAGGGTCAACCTGCAGGTAAAGGTTCTGTTACAGGGATTGCACGAGTTATAAATGAAAATACAGACCTTTTTAATATTCATGCCGGTGAAATTTTGGTATGTGATTCCATCGATCCTAATATGACCTTTGTCATTCCCCTTGCCGGAGGGATTGTGGAGCGTAGGGGAGGGATGCTTATACATGGGGCTATAATAGCCAGGGAATACGGGATTCCCTGTGTGACCGGTATCCCGGATGCAATCAGTATAATTAAATCAGGCGATGAAGTAACAGTTGATGGCAATTTGGGTATTGTAGTCATACACAGGCATTGA
- a CDS encoding VTT domain-containing protein has protein sequence MNNTSGRYNNIIIFVLIALFIITWSIFLHYYPPKLIVSTLGINNTYLAIFLLSLIGGVSTFTSTTFYTVLITIALSEVNPVWLGLIASLGLTLGDLLFYYMGRKGKQCVPGKYEAKVIKLAAKLEQINDKLIILIIFLYSLTPLPSDILAIGLAFGGFPVKKLIPPLFVGNFVLIVLLVEFSRLGYGIL, from the coding sequence ATGAATAATACATCCGGTCGATATAATAATATTATTATTTTTGTTTTAATAGCTCTTTTTATTATTACGTGGTCAATTTTTCTCCATTACTATCCTCCAAAATTGATAGTATCAACCTTGGGTATTAACAATACTTATCTGGCTATTTTCCTGTTGTCTTTAATTGGCGGAGTTTCCACATTTACTTCTACTACATTTTATACTGTTCTTATAACAATAGCTTTGTCTGAAGTAAATCCGGTCTGGTTGGGATTGATTGCAAGTTTGGGTCTCACTCTGGGTGACCTGTTATTCTATTACATGGGCAGGAAAGGGAAACAATGCGTACCGGGAAAATATGAGGCAAAAGTAATTAAGCTGGCTGCAAAACTGGAACAAATCAATGATAAACTGATCATTCTTATTATATTTTTATATTCTTTGACCCCTCTGCCCAGCGATATTTTAGCGATAGGCCTTGCATTTGGTGGATTTCCAGTGAAAAAATTGATTCCACCTCTTTTTGTGGGTAATTTCGTACTTATAGTGCTACTTGTAGAATTTTCCAGATTAGGTTATGGTATACTGTAA
- the rtcA gene encoding RNA 3'-terminal phosphate cyclase → MTDRILVDGSTGEGGGQIIRTSVALSAVTGIPVKIINIRAQRKVPGLRAQHVAGIMAVAQLCNAEVRGVSVSSTEIEFVPGPIISDHIKIQIPTAGSIGLVLQALLIPMALADQEIQISIHGGATYGKWSPPIAYIQHVLCPCLSRMGFNVTIRVLREGYYPRGGAQVLVKVEPPKDGIKAIDLYERGKLLEIKGVAHSSSDLERADVSAREVDAIQDYLAQRYDVRINIDAQYSPSYSTGSGVTLWAVFENCIIGMDSLGERGVRAEYVGIVAAENLSRCINAGATVDEFMCDQVIPYMALATGQSRFKVKSVTSHARTNMDIVQRFLKVKFSVLKEQNLWAVLVQPLNC, encoded by the coding sequence ATGACTGATCGTATTTTAGTAGATGGTTCCACTGGAGAAGGAGGTGGACAGATAATAAGGACATCTGTAGCTCTTTCTGCAGTCACAGGGATACCTGTGAAAATCATCAATATCCGTGCACAAAGAAAAGTCCCGGGTCTGCGAGCCCAGCATGTGGCCGGAATTATGGCGGTTGCACAGTTGTGTAATGCAGAAGTGAGGGGTGTTTCAGTAAGTTCAACGGAAATTGAGTTCGTGCCGGGTCCTATAATATCCGATCACATAAAAATACAAATTCCTACAGCCGGTTCAATCGGCCTTGTCCTGCAGGCCCTTTTGATTCCGATGGCCCTGGCAGACCAAGAAATACAGATCTCTATTCATGGAGGCGCAACCTATGGGAAATGGAGTCCTCCTATTGCTTATATACAGCATGTTCTCTGTCCCTGTCTTTCAAGGATGGGTTTCAATGTGACTATCCGGGTTCTCAGGGAGGGTTACTATCCTCGTGGAGGAGCTCAGGTTTTGGTCAAGGTAGAACCCCCGAAAGATGGTATTAAAGCCATTGATCTTTATGAAAGAGGAAAACTGCTGGAGATAAAAGGAGTTGCCCATTCATCATCGGACCTCGAAAGGGCAGATGTATCTGCAAGGGAAGTTGATGCTATACAGGACTATCTTGCGCAGAGATATGATGTACGAATAAATATTGATGCACAATATTCTCCCTCTTATTCCACCGGGTCAGGAGTCACCCTCTGGGCTGTTTTTGAAAATTGTATTATCGGGATGGATAGTCTCGGGGAGCGTGGTGTCAGGGCTGAATACGTAGGAATTGTTGCTGCAGAAAATCTTTCACGTTGCATTAATGCAGGTGCAACAGTGGATGAATTTATGTGCGATCAAGTCATCCCCTATATGGCACTGGCCACTGGCCAATCGCGCTTTAAAGTAAAATCTGTAACCAGTCATGCCAGAACAAATATGGATATTGTGCAAAGGTTCCTGAAGGTCAAATTCTCTGTTTTAAAAGAGCAAAATTTATGGGCAGTATTGGTGCAGCCATTAAATTGTTGA